In a genomic window of Ignavibacteria bacterium:
- a CDS encoding sigma-70 family RNA polymerase sigma factor: MRITKQYTNRESQSLDKYLQEIGRVDLLTGTDEIDLAQAIRRGGFEGSMALERLVKANLRFVVSVAKQYQNQGLSLGDLINEGNLGLIKAAKRFDETRGFKFISYAVWWIRQSILQALAEQSRIVRLPLNRVGALNKIGKKFSELEQQYEREPTAAELAEQLEMSIAEISETIKISGRHLSVDAPFVQGEDNRLLDILPNDQQPPPDSELMRESLRVEVQQVLNTLSDREAEVIRLYFGLDDQQALTLEEIGEKFNLTRERVRQIKEKAIRRLRHASRSKALRTYLG; encoded by the coding sequence ATGAGGATCACCAAACAGTACACCAATCGCGAGAGCCAGTCGCTCGATAAATACCTTCAGGAGATCGGCCGCGTAGACCTTCTGACCGGTACTGACGAGATCGATCTTGCGCAGGCGATCAGACGTGGCGGCTTCGAAGGCTCCATGGCTCTTGAGCGCCTTGTGAAGGCAAACCTTCGCTTTGTGGTGTCGGTGGCCAAGCAGTACCAGAATCAAGGCCTTTCCCTCGGCGATCTCATCAACGAAGGCAACCTCGGTCTGATCAAGGCGGCAAAGCGCTTCGATGAAACGCGCGGCTTCAAGTTCATTTCCTATGCTGTGTGGTGGATCCGTCAATCGATCCTTCAAGCACTCGCTGAACAGTCGCGTATTGTTCGTCTCCCACTCAATCGTGTTGGCGCGCTGAACAAGATCGGCAAGAAGTTCTCCGAACTCGAGCAACAGTACGAGCGTGAACCGACCGCCGCTGAACTCGCAGAACAACTTGAAATGTCGATCGCAGAGATCTCGGAAACGATCAAGATCTCCGGACGTCACCTCTCGGTGGACGCACCATTCGTACAAGGCGAAGACAATCGCCTTCTCGATATTCTTCCGAACGATCAACAGCCACCGCCCGACAGCGAACTCATGCGCGAATCTCTTCGCGTAGAAGTCCAGCAAGTTCTCAATACGCTCAGTGACCGCGAAGCTGAAGTGATCCGCCTGTACTTTGGTCTTGATGATCAACAAGCGCTCACGCTTGAAGAGATCGGCGAGAAGTTCAACCTCACACGTGAACGCGTCCGTCAGATCAAGGAGAAGGCTATCCGTCGCCTTCGCCATGCAAGCCGTTCAAAGGCGCTTAGAACCTATTTGGGTTAG